Proteins from a single region of Heterodontus francisci isolate sHetFra1 chromosome 27, sHetFra1.hap1, whole genome shotgun sequence:
- the smo gene encoding protein smoothened isoform X1 — protein MSTGWEPFVKTAAVSLLLVWTFLEQSGTNHTFPHDRCKKVSDCEPLRYNTCMGSVLPYTHTSLALAEDSTTQEEAHNNLVLWSGLRNAPGCWTVIQQLLCAVYMPKCENGKVELPGQLMCQITRSPCAIVERERGWPDFLKCSIDRFPEGCLNEVQNIKFNSSGRCESPLVRTENPKSWYEDVEGCGIQCQNPLFTDGEHDAMHVYIAVFGSIAILCTFFTLATFVADWKNSNRYPAVILFYVNACFFIGSIGWLAQFMDGARKEIVCKADGTMRLGEPTSNETLSCVIIFVIVYYSLMSGVIWFVMLTYAWHMSFKALGTTYQPLSGKTSYFHLVTWSIPFILTVAILALAQVDGDSVSGICFVGYKNYHFRAGFVLAPIGLVLLVGGYFLIRGVMTLFSIKSNHPGLLSEKAASKINETMLRLGIFGFLAFGFVFITFGCHFYDFFNQADWERSFRDYVLCEANVSIAEQTNTPIPECSIKNRPSLLVEKINIFAMFGTGIAMSTWVWTKATVLIWKRTWFRIIGRSDDEPKRIKKSRMIAKAFSKRKELLKNPDKELSFSMQTVSHEGPVAGINFDLNEPSADLSSAWAQHVTKMVARRGAILPQDISVTPVGTPVPPDENKRNLWIIEAEIPPELEKKAGKKKKKKRKKGIRPLGPTEETHDLGYCTERVSSTVPRLPKLPGQKNLVSKAVEPADVQDILPGTLLEGGINPGSSNGRFLRGALSSSSGYGRNAPLNLITNPLSIDDVLQDELGFSRGDRFRPPQRPCNRAFPHSSASMEPGRLPVINIPHVHRSQDRRTAIAPVHSRTNLVDSELMDADSDF, from the exons ATGTCTACCGGCTGGGAGCCTTTTGTTAAGACGGCTGCAGTCTCTTTGCTTTTAGTCTGGACCTTCCTGGAGCAGAGCGGCACCAACCACACGTTTCCCCACGACCGCTGCAAGAAAGTGTCGGATTGCGAGCCCCTGAGATACAACACATGCATGGGCTCGGTTCTACCTTACACCCACACCTCGCTCGCCCTGGCCGAAGACTCCACCACCCAAGAGGAGGCTCACAATAATCTGGTCCTGTGGTCAG GGCTGCGGAATGCTCCGGGCTGTTGGACCGTGATTCAGCAGCTTCTGTGTGCTGTCTACATGCCAAAATGTGAAAATGGCAAAGTGGAGCTGCCCGGTCagctcatgtgtcagatcaccagaAGTCCCTGTGCCATTGTGGAGCGGGAGAGAGGCTGGCCTGACTTCCTGAAGTGTTCGATTGACCGCTTTCCTGAAGGATGCCTG AACGAAGTTCAGAACATAAAGTTTAACAGCTCCGGCCGCTGTGAGTCTCCTCTGGTGCGTACAGAGAATCCCAAGAGCTGGTACGAGGACGTGGAAGGCTGTGGGATCCAGTGTCAGAACCCACTGTTCACAGACGGCGAGCACGATGCCATGCATGTCTACATCGCCGTCTTCGGTTCCATCGCCATTCTCTGCACATTCTTCACATTG GCCACGTTTGTTGCTGACTGGAAGAATTCTAACCGTTACCCCGCAGTCATCTTGTTCTATGTAAATGCCTGTTTCTTCATTGGAAGCATTGGCTGGCTTGCGCAGTTCATGGATGGAGCACGGAAGGAGATAGTGTGCAAGGCAGATGGGACCATGCGACTTGGAGAGCCAAC GTCCAATGAAACACTCTCCTGTGTTATAATATTCGTTATTGTCTACTACTCTCTCATGTCTGGGGTGATCTGGTTCGTGATGCTGACCTATGCCTGGCACATGTCATTCAAGGCTCTTGGCACCACCTATCAGCCTCTCTCTGGCAAGACGTCCTACTTCCACCTCGTCACCTGGTCGATCCCGTTTATACTGACCGTCGCCATATTGGCTTTGGCTCAG GTGGACGGGGACTCCGTGAGTGGGATCTGCTTTGTTGGATATAAGAATTATCACTTCCGGGCTGGGTTTGTCTTGGCTCCAATTGGACTGGTTCTACTGGTTGGTGGCTATTTCCTTATAAGAG GTGTCATGACCCTGTTCTCAATTAAAAGTAACCACCCCGGGCTCCTGAGTGAGAAAGCAGCCAGTAAAATTAATGAAACAATGCTGCGTCTTG gtattttcggattcctggCATTTGGCTTTGTCTTCATCACGTTTGGCTGCCATTTCTATGACTTCTTTAACCAGGCTGACTGGGAGAGGAGTTTCCGTGACTATGTTCT GTGTGAGGCCAATGTCTCCATAGCTGAGCAAACCAACACTCCTATCCCTGAATGTAGCATCAAGAATCGCCCCAGCCTCCTGGTGGAAAAGATAAACATATTTGCCATGTTTGGAACGGGCATTGCCATGAGTACCTGGGTCTGGACCAAAGCTACAGTCTTGATTTGGAAAAGGACATGGTTTAG AATTATCGGTCGAAGCGATGATGAGCCAAAGCGAATTAAGAAGAGCAGAATGATCGCCAAAGCTTTTTCAAAGCGAAAGGAGTTGCTGAAAAACCCAGACAAAGAACTATCGTTCAGTATGCAGACTGTGTCTCACGAAGGGCCAGTGG CTGGAATCAACTTTGACCTGAATGAACCATCTGCTGACCTCTCATCTGCCTGGGCTCAACACGTAACAAAGATGGTGGCCAGAAGGGGAGCCATTTTACCTCAGGACATTTCTGTCACTCCAGTAGGGACACCAG TGCCACCGGATGAGAACAAAAGGAACCTCTGGATTATTGAAGCCGAGATCCCCCCAGAACTCGAGAAGAAAGctgggaagaagaagaagaaaaagaggaAGAAAGGCATCAGACCTCTGGGGCCTACAGAAGAGACGCACGACTTGGGCTACTGCACAGAGAGAGTGTCCAGCACTGTCCCACGCTTACCCAAGTTACCCGGGCAAAAGAATTTGGTGTCCAAGGCTGTGGAACCAGCTGATGTTCAGGATATTTTACCAGGCACTCTCTTGGAGGGTGGAATCAACCCTGGATCCAGCAACGGAAGGTTTCTTAGGGGAGCGCTCAGCAGCTCCTCAGGGTACGGGCGGAATGCACCTCTGAATTTGATCACAAACCCTCTTTCGATTGACGATGTCCTACAGGATGAGCTGGGATTTTCCCGAGGAGATCGATTCCGGCCCCCACAGAGACCATGCAATCGCGCATTCCCCCATTCTTCGGCCAGTATGGAGCCTGGCAGACTGCCTGTAATTAATATCCCCCATGTACACAGATCCCAGGACAGAAGGACAGCTATTGCACCTGTACATTCAAGAACAAATCTAGTGGATTCAGAGTTGATGGATGCCGACTCTGATTTTTGA
- the smo gene encoding protein smoothened isoform X2, with the protein MSTGWEPFVKTAAVSLLLVWTFLEQSGTNHTFPHDRCKKVSDCEPLRYNTCMGSVLPYTHTSLALAEDSTTQEEAHNNLVLWSGLRNAPGCWTVIQQLLCAVYMPKCENGKVELPGQLMCQITRSPCAIVERERGWPDFLKCSIDRFPEGCLNEVQNIKFNSSGRCESPLVRTENPKSWYEDVEGCGIQCQNPLFTDGEHDAMHVYIAVFGSIAILCTFFTLATFVADWKNSNRYPAVILFYVNACFFIGSIGWLAQFMDGARKEIVCKADGTMRLGEPTSNETLSCVIIFVIVYYSLMSGVIWFVMLTYAWHMSFKALGTTYQPLSGKTSYFHLVTWSIPFILTVAILALAQVDGDSVSGICFVGYKNYHFRAGFVLAPIGLVLLVGGYFLIRGIFGFLAFGFVFITFGCHFYDFFNQADWERSFRDYVLCEANVSIAEQTNTPIPECSIKNRPSLLVEKINIFAMFGTGIAMSTWVWTKATVLIWKRTWFRIIGRSDDEPKRIKKSRMIAKAFSKRKELLKNPDKELSFSMQTVSHEGPVAGINFDLNEPSADLSSAWAQHVTKMVARRGAILPQDISVTPVGTPVPPDENKRNLWIIEAEIPPELEKKAGKKKKKKRKKGIRPLGPTEETHDLGYCTERVSSTVPRLPKLPGQKNLVSKAVEPADVQDILPGTLLEGGINPGSSNGRFLRGALSSSSGYGRNAPLNLITNPLSIDDVLQDELGFSRGDRFRPPQRPCNRAFPHSSASMEPGRLPVINIPHVHRSQDRRTAIAPVHSRTNLVDSELMDADSDF; encoded by the exons ATGTCTACCGGCTGGGAGCCTTTTGTTAAGACGGCTGCAGTCTCTTTGCTTTTAGTCTGGACCTTCCTGGAGCAGAGCGGCACCAACCACACGTTTCCCCACGACCGCTGCAAGAAAGTGTCGGATTGCGAGCCCCTGAGATACAACACATGCATGGGCTCGGTTCTACCTTACACCCACACCTCGCTCGCCCTGGCCGAAGACTCCACCACCCAAGAGGAGGCTCACAATAATCTGGTCCTGTGGTCAG GGCTGCGGAATGCTCCGGGCTGTTGGACCGTGATTCAGCAGCTTCTGTGTGCTGTCTACATGCCAAAATGTGAAAATGGCAAAGTGGAGCTGCCCGGTCagctcatgtgtcagatcaccagaAGTCCCTGTGCCATTGTGGAGCGGGAGAGAGGCTGGCCTGACTTCCTGAAGTGTTCGATTGACCGCTTTCCTGAAGGATGCCTG AACGAAGTTCAGAACATAAAGTTTAACAGCTCCGGCCGCTGTGAGTCTCCTCTGGTGCGTACAGAGAATCCCAAGAGCTGGTACGAGGACGTGGAAGGCTGTGGGATCCAGTGTCAGAACCCACTGTTCACAGACGGCGAGCACGATGCCATGCATGTCTACATCGCCGTCTTCGGTTCCATCGCCATTCTCTGCACATTCTTCACATTG GCCACGTTTGTTGCTGACTGGAAGAATTCTAACCGTTACCCCGCAGTCATCTTGTTCTATGTAAATGCCTGTTTCTTCATTGGAAGCATTGGCTGGCTTGCGCAGTTCATGGATGGAGCACGGAAGGAGATAGTGTGCAAGGCAGATGGGACCATGCGACTTGGAGAGCCAAC GTCCAATGAAACACTCTCCTGTGTTATAATATTCGTTATTGTCTACTACTCTCTCATGTCTGGGGTGATCTGGTTCGTGATGCTGACCTATGCCTGGCACATGTCATTCAAGGCTCTTGGCACCACCTATCAGCCTCTCTCTGGCAAGACGTCCTACTTCCACCTCGTCACCTGGTCGATCCCGTTTATACTGACCGTCGCCATATTGGCTTTGGCTCAG GTGGACGGGGACTCCGTGAGTGGGATCTGCTTTGTTGGATATAAGAATTATCACTTCCGGGCTGGGTTTGTCTTGGCTCCAATTGGACTGGTTCTACTGGTTGGTGGCTATTTCCTTATAAGAG gtattttcggattcctggCATTTGGCTTTGTCTTCATCACGTTTGGCTGCCATTTCTATGACTTCTTTAACCAGGCTGACTGGGAGAGGAGTTTCCGTGACTATGTTCT GTGTGAGGCCAATGTCTCCATAGCTGAGCAAACCAACACTCCTATCCCTGAATGTAGCATCAAGAATCGCCCCAGCCTCCTGGTGGAAAAGATAAACATATTTGCCATGTTTGGAACGGGCATTGCCATGAGTACCTGGGTCTGGACCAAAGCTACAGTCTTGATTTGGAAAAGGACATGGTTTAG AATTATCGGTCGAAGCGATGATGAGCCAAAGCGAATTAAGAAGAGCAGAATGATCGCCAAAGCTTTTTCAAAGCGAAAGGAGTTGCTGAAAAACCCAGACAAAGAACTATCGTTCAGTATGCAGACTGTGTCTCACGAAGGGCCAGTGG CTGGAATCAACTTTGACCTGAATGAACCATCTGCTGACCTCTCATCTGCCTGGGCTCAACACGTAACAAAGATGGTGGCCAGAAGGGGAGCCATTTTACCTCAGGACATTTCTGTCACTCCAGTAGGGACACCAG TGCCACCGGATGAGAACAAAAGGAACCTCTGGATTATTGAAGCCGAGATCCCCCCAGAACTCGAGAAGAAAGctgggaagaagaagaagaaaaagaggaAGAAAGGCATCAGACCTCTGGGGCCTACAGAAGAGACGCACGACTTGGGCTACTGCACAGAGAGAGTGTCCAGCACTGTCCCACGCTTACCCAAGTTACCCGGGCAAAAGAATTTGGTGTCCAAGGCTGTGGAACCAGCTGATGTTCAGGATATTTTACCAGGCACTCTCTTGGAGGGTGGAATCAACCCTGGATCCAGCAACGGAAGGTTTCTTAGGGGAGCGCTCAGCAGCTCCTCAGGGTACGGGCGGAATGCACCTCTGAATTTGATCACAAACCCTCTTTCGATTGACGATGTCCTACAGGATGAGCTGGGATTTTCCCGAGGAGATCGATTCCGGCCCCCACAGAGACCATGCAATCGCGCATTCCCCCATTCTTCGGCCAGTATGGAGCCTGGCAGACTGCCTGTAATTAATATCCCCCATGTACACAGATCCCAGGACAGAAGGACAGCTATTGCACCTGTACATTCAAGAACAAATCTAGTGGATTCAGAGTTGATGGATGCCGACTCTGATTTTTGA
- the smo gene encoding protein smoothened isoform X3, with product MPKCENGKVELPGQLMCQITRSPCAIVERERGWPDFLKCSIDRFPEGCLNEVQNIKFNSSGRCESPLVRTENPKSWYEDVEGCGIQCQNPLFTDGEHDAMHVYIAVFGSIAILCTFFTLATFVADWKNSNRYPAVILFYVNACFFIGSIGWLAQFMDGARKEIVCKADGTMRLGEPTSNETLSCVIIFVIVYYSLMSGVIWFVMLTYAWHMSFKALGTTYQPLSGKTSYFHLVTWSIPFILTVAILALAQVDGDSVSGICFVGYKNYHFRAGFVLAPIGLVLLVGGYFLIRGVMTLFSIKSNHPGLLSEKAASKINETMLRLGIFGFLAFGFVFITFGCHFYDFFNQADWERSFRDYVLCEANVSIAEQTNTPIPECSIKNRPSLLVEKINIFAMFGTGIAMSTWVWTKATVLIWKRTWFRIIGRSDDEPKRIKKSRMIAKAFSKRKELLKNPDKELSFSMQTVSHEGPVAGINFDLNEPSADLSSAWAQHVTKMVARRGAILPQDISVTPVGTPVPPDENKRNLWIIEAEIPPELEKKAGKKKKKKRKKGIRPLGPTEETHDLGYCTERVSSTVPRLPKLPGQKNLVSKAVEPADVQDILPGTLLEGGINPGSSNGRFLRGALSSSSGYGRNAPLNLITNPLSIDDVLQDELGFSRGDRFRPPQRPCNRAFPHSSASMEPGRLPVINIPHVHRSQDRRTAIAPVHSRTNLVDSELMDADSDF from the exons ATGCCAAAATGTGAAAATGGCAAAGTGGAGCTGCCCGGTCagctcatgtgtcagatcaccagaAGTCCCTGTGCCATTGTGGAGCGGGAGAGAGGCTGGCCTGACTTCCTGAAGTGTTCGATTGACCGCTTTCCTGAAGGATGCCTG AACGAAGTTCAGAACATAAAGTTTAACAGCTCCGGCCGCTGTGAGTCTCCTCTGGTGCGTACAGAGAATCCCAAGAGCTGGTACGAGGACGTGGAAGGCTGTGGGATCCAGTGTCAGAACCCACTGTTCACAGACGGCGAGCACGATGCCATGCATGTCTACATCGCCGTCTTCGGTTCCATCGCCATTCTCTGCACATTCTTCACATTG GCCACGTTTGTTGCTGACTGGAAGAATTCTAACCGTTACCCCGCAGTCATCTTGTTCTATGTAAATGCCTGTTTCTTCATTGGAAGCATTGGCTGGCTTGCGCAGTTCATGGATGGAGCACGGAAGGAGATAGTGTGCAAGGCAGATGGGACCATGCGACTTGGAGAGCCAAC GTCCAATGAAACACTCTCCTGTGTTATAATATTCGTTATTGTCTACTACTCTCTCATGTCTGGGGTGATCTGGTTCGTGATGCTGACCTATGCCTGGCACATGTCATTCAAGGCTCTTGGCACCACCTATCAGCCTCTCTCTGGCAAGACGTCCTACTTCCACCTCGTCACCTGGTCGATCCCGTTTATACTGACCGTCGCCATATTGGCTTTGGCTCAG GTGGACGGGGACTCCGTGAGTGGGATCTGCTTTGTTGGATATAAGAATTATCACTTCCGGGCTGGGTTTGTCTTGGCTCCAATTGGACTGGTTCTACTGGTTGGTGGCTATTTCCTTATAAGAG GTGTCATGACCCTGTTCTCAATTAAAAGTAACCACCCCGGGCTCCTGAGTGAGAAAGCAGCCAGTAAAATTAATGAAACAATGCTGCGTCTTG gtattttcggattcctggCATTTGGCTTTGTCTTCATCACGTTTGGCTGCCATTTCTATGACTTCTTTAACCAGGCTGACTGGGAGAGGAGTTTCCGTGACTATGTTCT GTGTGAGGCCAATGTCTCCATAGCTGAGCAAACCAACACTCCTATCCCTGAATGTAGCATCAAGAATCGCCCCAGCCTCCTGGTGGAAAAGATAAACATATTTGCCATGTTTGGAACGGGCATTGCCATGAGTACCTGGGTCTGGACCAAAGCTACAGTCTTGATTTGGAAAAGGACATGGTTTAG AATTATCGGTCGAAGCGATGATGAGCCAAAGCGAATTAAGAAGAGCAGAATGATCGCCAAAGCTTTTTCAAAGCGAAAGGAGTTGCTGAAAAACCCAGACAAAGAACTATCGTTCAGTATGCAGACTGTGTCTCACGAAGGGCCAGTGG CTGGAATCAACTTTGACCTGAATGAACCATCTGCTGACCTCTCATCTGCCTGGGCTCAACACGTAACAAAGATGGTGGCCAGAAGGGGAGCCATTTTACCTCAGGACATTTCTGTCACTCCAGTAGGGACACCAG TGCCACCGGATGAGAACAAAAGGAACCTCTGGATTATTGAAGCCGAGATCCCCCCAGAACTCGAGAAGAAAGctgggaagaagaagaagaaaaagaggaAGAAAGGCATCAGACCTCTGGGGCCTACAGAAGAGACGCACGACTTGGGCTACTGCACAGAGAGAGTGTCCAGCACTGTCCCACGCTTACCCAAGTTACCCGGGCAAAAGAATTTGGTGTCCAAGGCTGTGGAACCAGCTGATGTTCAGGATATTTTACCAGGCACTCTCTTGGAGGGTGGAATCAACCCTGGATCCAGCAACGGAAGGTTTCTTAGGGGAGCGCTCAGCAGCTCCTCAGGGTACGGGCGGAATGCACCTCTGAATTTGATCACAAACCCTCTTTCGATTGACGATGTCCTACAGGATGAGCTGGGATTTTCCCGAGGAGATCGATTCCGGCCCCCACAGAGACCATGCAATCGCGCATTCCCCCATTCTTCGGCCAGTATGGAGCCTGGCAGACTGCCTGTAATTAATATCCCCCATGTACACAGATCCCAGGACAGAAGGACAGCTATTGCACCTGTACATTCAAGAACAAATCTAGTGGATTCAGAGTTGATGGATGCCGACTCTGATTTTTGA